One Methylobacterium sp. 77 DNA window includes the following coding sequences:
- a CDS encoding acyl carrier protein has translation MSDQPTTATFDRVADIIADTADIPRDTISPESHAIEDLGIDSLAFLDIAFAVDKAFGIKLPLERWTQEVNEGKVPAEEYFVLKNLCARIDALVAEKAAKA, from the coding sequence ATGTCTGACCAGCCGACCACCGCTACGTTCGACCGCGTCGCGGACATCATCGCCGACACTGCCGACATCCCGCGCGACACCATCTCGCCAGAGAGCCACGCGATCGAGGATCTCGGGATCGATTCGCTCGCCTTCCTCGACATCGCCTTCGCGGTGGACAAGGCCTTCGGCATCAAGTTGCCGCTGGAGCGTTGGACCCAGGAGGTCAACGAGGGCAAGGTGCCGGCCGAGGAATACTTCGTGCTGAAGAACCTCTGCGCCCGCATCGACGCGCTCGTCGCGGAGAAAGCGGCCAAGGCCTGA